The following proteins are encoded in a genomic region of Oscillatoria salina IIICB1:
- a CDS encoding NAD(P)/FAD-dependent oxidoreductase: MITSTSQQSQTPALSVNHAIAKTLHHQIVFIGGGSAGLTTASIILKKNNSLDIAIIDPSQKQYYQPGWTLTGGGVFQIEDTFKDKKDFIPPQATWIADRVIKLDPDNNAVLTKEGILVKYDYLVVCPGIQLDWHLIKGLKEAIGKNGVTSNYLPNYAPYTWELIKNFSGGNALFTFPKTPVKCGGAPQKVMYMADDTFRSKFGVRQRTNVMFLTPATKMFSVPEYSAILDKVVAEREIDVKFQHNLKEIKGEIKEAVFDVFDDNGAVVDEVTYKYDMIHVTPPQSAPNFIKESPLAVSDNSYGWVDVDQYTLQHNRYTNVFSLGDASSLPTSKTAAAARKQSVVVAANLLAFIDSKPLSNKYDGYTCCPLITGYGKTIMAEFNGYTKTPMSSFPLNPIKERWIMWKMKTTVLPWIYWNRMLKGELFEGDYLKFIQWKKF; this comes from the coding sequence ATGATAACATCAACTTCCCAGCAGTCGCAGACTCCAGCTTTATCTGTCAACCACGCGATCGCCAAAACCCTGCATCACCAAATTGTGTTCATTGGGGGTGGGTCTGCGGGACTTACCACCGCTTCGATCATATTGAAAAAGAACAATTCCCTAGATATTGCGATTATCGACCCATCGCAGAAGCAGTATTACCAGCCCGGTTGGACGCTGACAGGTGGAGGAGTATTCCAAATTGAGGATACCTTTAAGGATAAAAAAGATTTCATTCCTCCCCAAGCGACTTGGATTGCAGACCGAGTGATTAAATTAGACCCAGATAATAATGCTGTCCTGACCAAAGAAGGGATTCTGGTTAAGTATGATTACTTAGTTGTCTGTCCTGGTATACAGTTAGACTGGCATTTAATTAAAGGGCTAAAAGAAGCGATCGGAAAAAATGGTGTCACCAGCAACTATTTACCTAATTACGCACCTTATACATGGGAACTAATCAAAAATTTTTCTGGTGGAAATGCTTTATTTACCTTTCCCAAAACTCCTGTTAAATGTGGTGGTGCGCCGCAAAAAGTAATGTATATGGCAGATGACACTTTCCGCAGTAAATTCGGAGTTCGTCAGCGTACTAACGTGATGTTTCTCACACCAGCGACGAAAATGTTTTCTGTACCAGAATATTCAGCAATCTTAGATAAAGTAGTTGCCGAACGCGAAATTGATGTTAAATTCCAGCACAATTTGAAAGAAATTAAAGGGGAAATCAAAGAAGCAGTTTTTGATGTTTTCGACGATAATGGTGCGGTTGTCGATGAAGTTACCTACAAATACGACATGATTCACGTTACGCCGCCCCAAAGCGCCCCTAACTTTATTAAAGAGAGTCCTTTAGCTGTTTCGGATAATTCTTATGGTTGGGTAGACGTGGATCAATATACGCTACAGCACAATCGATATACTAATGTTTTTAGTTTAGGAGATGCTTCTTCTTTACCAACTTCTAAAACCGCAGCCGCCGCTCGAAAACAATCGGTAGTTGTCGCCGCAAATTTACTTGCTTTCATTGATTCAAAACCGTTATCAAATAAGTATGATGGCTATACTTGTTGTCCTTTAATTACTGGCTATGGTAAGACAATCATGGCTGAATTTAATGGTTATACTAAGACACCAATGTCTAGCTTTCCTCTTAATCCGATTAAAGAGCGTTGGATTATGTGGAAAATGAAAACTACTGTTTTGCCTTGGATTTATTGGAATCGAATGCTTAAAGGAGAGCTATTTGAGGGGGATTATCTTAAGTTTATTCAGTGGAAAAAGTTCTGA
- a CDS encoding NAD(P)/FAD-dependent oxidoreductase, whose amino-acid sequence MQLTKNNLQEKQTHIYDAIVVGGGAGGLSAGIYLQRYLLSSLIIDKGKARSFWMQELHNYLGLPSDTPGRVLLQRGKEHYASLDGDFLNGFVEEVRDEGETFAVLVKVGRQKSIQAVFRAKYLIAASGIIDYLPPLDDLRNVYEYAGYNLHVCMVCDGYEMTDKKCGFFAGSEAAIEEMVFNLSWFTAYITIFTHGAFAVNEALKEKLRNHGYPLIETPIKQFLGQNHQMTGVELADGKIIELETGLISMGSCYHNTYLKEMNLELKGGNLVTDKMCRTSHPRIFAIGDLKVGLNQVIIAAGDGALAATGIWREIRRTRGARLWSKNLLKEQVED is encoded by the coding sequence ATGCAGCTTACCAAAAATAATCTACAGGAAAAACAAACCCACATTTATGATGCGATCGTGGTTGGGGGCGGTGCTGGCGGACTTTCGGCTGGCATTTACTTACAACGTTATCTTCTTTCTAGTTTAATTATTGATAAAGGCAAAGCCCGGTCTTTTTGGATGCAAGAATTGCACAATTATTTGGGTTTGCCATCTGATACTCCGGGCCGAGTTTTGTTGCAACGAGGAAAGGAACATTACGCGAGTTTAGATGGAGATTTTCTTAATGGTTTTGTTGAGGAAGTCAGGGATGAGGGAGAAACTTTTGCGGTGCTGGTAAAAGTAGGTCGCCAGAAGAGTATTCAGGCAGTTTTTCGCGCCAAATATTTAATTGCTGCAAGCGGAATTATCGATTATTTACCGCCTTTAGATGATCTGCGGAATGTTTACGAATATGCGGGTTATAACTTGCACGTTTGTATGGTCTGCGATGGCTATGAAATGACTGATAAAAAATGCGGTTTTTTTGCTGGTAGCGAAGCGGCGATTGAGGAAATGGTGTTTAATTTGAGTTGGTTTACAGCATATATTACAATTTTTACTCATGGGGCTTTTGCTGTTAACGAAGCACTGAAAGAGAAACTGCGAAATCATGGTTATCCGCTTATTGAAACACCGATTAAACAGTTTCTTGGTCAAAATCATCAAATGACAGGAGTTGAGTTAGCAGATGGCAAAATTATTGAGTTGGAAACGGGTTTGATTTCAATGGGTTCTTGCTATCACAATACTTATCTAAAAGAGATGAATTTGGAATTGAAAGGTGGGAATTTAGTAACTGATAAAATGTGCCGCACTTCTCATCCAAGAATTTTTGCGATCGGGGATTTAAAAGTGGGCTTAAATCAAGTTATCATTGCCGCAGGAGATGGGGCTTTAGCAGCTACAGGAATTTGGCGCGAAATTCGGCGTACTAGGGGAGCAAGATTGTGGTCGAAAAATCTGCTTAAGGAACAAGTTGAGGATTGA
- a CDS encoding rhodanese-like domain-containing protein codes for MRKLLLTLCLGLSLMIFPFWFINSTPAIAATVQEETAKSKLDLPEAIAQFLTTIPHDYYTLSNVDSLKKTLKNNQALLVDVRQPSEYASGHIPGAINIPLRTLTQNLDKIPPDRPVVLYCTTGYRTAMGVTALQMLGYSNVQGFPPSIQGWQAAREPLEK; via the coding sequence ATGCGGAAACTATTACTTACCTTATGCTTGGGATTGTCACTGATGATTTTCCCTTTCTGGTTCATTAATTCAACACCAGCAATTGCGGCTACTGTGCAGGAAGAAACAGCGAAATCAAAGCTAGATCTGCCGGAAGCGATCGCGCAATTTCTCACTACTATTCCTCATGATTATTACACTCTTTCCAACGTAGACAGTCTCAAAAAAACGCTCAAAAATAATCAGGCTCTCCTAGTTGACGTGCGCCAACCTTCAGAATACGCTTCTGGTCACATTCCTGGCGCGATTAACATCCCCTTACGGACTTTAACGCAAAATCTGGACAAAATCCCCCCAGACCGCCCAGTCGTTCTTTATTGCACCACTGGTTATCGCACCGCAATGGGAGTAACTGCTTTACAAATGCTCGGTTATAGCAACGTCCAAGGTTTTCCTCCCAGCATTCAAGGTTGGCAGGCGGCGAGAGAACCGTTAGAAAAGTAA
- a CDS encoding FeoA family protein yields the protein MTLSELNVGDVAIVEQVNIGRHGGELANRLAALGVISSKSIQVLRKARLGGALHIRVGLTTEIALRCREAETVQVRLLNAGV from the coding sequence ATGACTTTATCAGAGTTAAACGTGGGTGACGTGGCGATTGTCGAACAGGTAAATATCGGTCGTCATGGTGGCGAATTAGCGAATCGATTGGCAGCCCTAGGAGTGATTTCCAGCAAATCCATCCAAGTCTTACGCAAGGCGAGATTGGGTGGAGCTTTGCATATCCGAGTAGGGTTAACCACAGAGATTGCGCTGCGCTGTCGAGAGGCTGAGACAGTACAAGTACGCCTCCTGAATGCGGGAGTGTAA
- a CDS encoding NifB/NifX family molybdenum-iron cluster-binding protein: MKIAVASQNKTTITEHTGHCLKFWIYEINENQIVDKKLLELSPQQSFHNISPNETHPLDEVQVLISGGMGRGLVERLEQRGIEGIITKETDLDRAVNAYLDSSLVREEPECHEHEGKHKHQNRHQNRHHHHHHKCNTPSAT; this comes from the coding sequence ATGAAAATTGCCGTAGCCAGTCAAAACAAAACAACCATCACCGAACATACCGGACATTGCCTAAAATTTTGGATTTACGAAATTAACGAAAACCAAATTGTAGACAAGAAACTCTTAGAATTATCTCCCCAACAATCTTTCCATAACATTTCCCCCAACGAAACCCATCCTTTAGATGAAGTCCAAGTTTTAATTTCTGGAGGAATGGGACGTGGTTTGGTGGAACGATTAGAACAGAGAGGAATTGAAGGTATTATAACGAAAGAAACCGATTTAGATCGAGCAGTGAATGCTTATTTAGATAGTTCTTTAGTTAGAGAAGAACCAGAATGTCACGAACATGAAGGCAAACATAAACATCAAAACCGCCATCAAAACCGCCATCACCACCACCATCACAAATGTAACACTCCCAGTGCTACTTAA
- a CDS encoding DUF2214 family protein — MWASSITAYFHYLGFMLAFAALTVEVFNLKKEMTLNEAKRVAFADAAYGIAATAILITGVLRVLYFGKGTDYYLNNPFFYTKMGVFILVSLFSLYPTFTFISWFKDLRSERAPSLEIAQVNRLSWLIKGELFCFTLLPLLAALMARMSGWN, encoded by the coding sequence ATGTGGGCAAGTTCAATTACTGCTTATTTCCATTACTTAGGCTTCATGTTAGCTTTCGCCGCACTAACAGTAGAAGTCTTCAACTTGAAAAAAGAAATGACTCTCAATGAAGCCAAAAGAGTTGCCTTTGCCGATGCTGCTTACGGGATAGCTGCTACTGCAATTCTAATTACCGGAGTGTTAAGAGTTCTCTATTTTGGGAAAGGAACCGATTACTATCTAAACAATCCATTTTTCTACACCAAAATGGGCGTTTTTATCCTTGTCAGTTTATTTTCTCTTTATCCAACATTTACGTTTATTTCCTGGTTTAAAGACTTACGAAGCGAGCGAGCACCCAGCTTAGAAATTGCTCAAGTCAACCGATTATCTTGGCTAATCAAAGGCGAATTATTTTGTTTTACTTTATTGCCCCTCCTAGCAGCATTAATGGCAAGAATGAGTGGATGGAATTAA
- the feoB gene encoding ferrous iron transport protein B, producing MGCHAGARAAQNPNAVKRVVLIGMPNCGKSTLFNRITGASAFVGNWSGVTVDLLQATIPINGESVEFVDLPGIYDLKSFSDDEKVVSYFLETFAIDLVLLVLNAAQIDRQIRLLLQLKALRLPAIALLNMADEAKRYGIEIATEELSQRLEMPVLLLSAKQGKGFRQAKQAIAQALDTQSQSYKVNNLNDCLSTAAPITSEAMSAILEGVVTFPSDLQRSLTSQLDRILLHPIAGLPLFFLGMFLVFCLIWTIGLPSQDIMGFLTSGFQEVILEPLIQPLPGVMQDLLINGIWNGVSTVASFVPLIFLFFVMMAILEDSGYLSRCAYLMDGLMVRLGLDGRSFVMQIMGFGCNVPALMGTRILRSRSLRLLTMLIIPFSVCSARLQVFVFIIAAIFPGFWGAIALFSLYLLSLIVAVITAVLLSGVFKNDEPFVLELPPYRFPTIRHIFVRSWGEVQQFLSRASGFILLGCLAVWTLTNLPPGTTGLATLGGQIGQWLNPVMEPIGIDPYLTLALIFGIIAKEVVVGSLAVIYGLNSTLVSQHLAISVTPAQAYSFCIFCLLYLPCLTTSATILNESKSWKFTLFSAGVSLLFAWMMSFLFYQGALLFS from the coding sequence ATGGGATGTCATGCAGGGGCTCGCGCCGCTCAAAATCCTAATGCGGTCAAGCGAGTCGTCTTAATTGGGATGCCCAATTGCGGTAAATCAACGCTGTTTAATCGCATTACAGGTGCGTCTGCTTTTGTAGGCAATTGGTCAGGCGTGACGGTGGATTTGTTGCAAGCAACCATCCCGATTAATGGTGAGTCGGTTGAGTTTGTAGATTTACCGGGAATTTACGACCTCAAAAGTTTCTCTGACGACGAAAAAGTAGTCAGCTATTTTTTAGAAACATTTGCGATCGATCTAGTATTGCTGGTTTTAAATGCGGCGCAAATCGATCGCCAAATTCGTCTTCTGTTGCAACTAAAAGCGTTAAGATTACCAGCGATCGCGCTTTTGAATATGGCAGATGAAGCGAAACGCTACGGAATTGAAATTGCCACCGAGGAACTTTCCCAACGACTAGAGATGCCAGTTTTGCTACTCAGTGCCAAACAGGGAAAGGGTTTTCGCCAAGCAAAACAAGCGATCGCCCAAGCTTTAGATACTCAATCTCAGTCTTACAAAGTTAATAATCTCAACGATTGTCTGTCCACAGCAGCACCAATTACCTCAGAAGCAATGAGCGCAATTCTCGAAGGAGTAGTTACTTTCCCTTCGGATTTACAGCGATCGCTAACCTCTCAACTCGATCGCATTTTACTGCACCCGATCGCCGGATTGCCTTTGTTTTTCTTAGGGATGTTTCTGGTGTTTTGTCTCATCTGGACAATAGGTTTGCCCTCCCAAGATATCATGGGCTTCCTCACAAGCGGATTTCAAGAAGTTATCCTCGAACCTCTAATTCAGCCGCTTCCAGGTGTAATGCAAGATTTGCTGATTAATGGCATTTGGAATGGTGTCTCGACTGTTGCTTCCTTTGTACCGCTCATTTTCCTCTTTTTCGTGATGATGGCAATCTTGGAAGATAGCGGTTATTTGTCTCGTTGCGCCTATTTAATGGATGGCTTAATGGTGCGCTTGGGATTAGATGGACGCAGTTTCGTCATGCAAATTATGGGTTTCGGTTGCAACGTACCTGCTTTAATGGGAACGCGAATTTTGCGATCGCGATCGCTACGTTTGTTGACCATGCTGATTATTCCCTTCTCCGTTTGTTCCGCGCGGTTGCAGGTATTTGTCTTTATTATCGCCGCCATCTTTCCCGGATTTTGGGGCGCGATCGCCCTTTTTTCTTTGTATCTCCTCAGTTTAATTGTGGCAGTGATTACCGCCGTTTTACTAAGTGGTGTCTTCAAAAATGACGAACCCTTCGTCCTCGAACTACCCCCCTATCGCTTTCCCACCATCCGACACATTTTCGTGAGGAGTTGGGGCGAAGTGCAACAATTTCTTAGCCGCGCTTCTGGCTTTATTCTCTTGGGCTGTCTAGCCGTCTGGACTCTTACCAATCTACCACCAGGAACCACTGGATTAGCCACTCTTGGCGGACAAATTGGGCAATGGCTGAACCCCGTCATGGAACCGATTGGTATTGACCCTTATCTAACTCTGGCACTAATTTTTGGCATCATTGCTAAAGAAGTAGTTGTCGGTTCCTTAGCGGTAATTTACGGCTTGAATTCCACTTTGGTGAGTCAACACCTTGCTATCTCTGTGACACCAGCCCAAGCTTATAGCTTCTGTATTTTTTGTCTTTTGTATTTGCCTTGTCTGACCACATCTGCCACGATCTTAAATGAATCGAAGTCGTGGAAATTTACTTTATTTTCCGCCGGAGTTTCGCTTCTGTTTGCTTGGATGATGAGTTTCCTTTTTTATCAGGGAGCTTTGCTTTTCAGTTAG
- a CDS encoding MBL fold metallo-hydrolase — MKSSFLVRILVENTAAGRGLLGEHGLAYLIETGSHRILFDTGQGLVLKHNAQQLGICLENLDAVVLSHGHFDRAGGLMVVLDEECQATNLFLHPSALQPKFSKRGEIGSPIQDKESLEKQFRQLVWTDKLTEIVSGIYVTGTIPRVHPLEDTGGDFWQDSQHDRVDFLLDDQALFFAAREGLVVVLGCAHAGVINTLNYITQLTGKEKIYAVMGGMHLINASRDRLQATVETLINYDVQLIGANHCTGMTALAFLWHHLAGRCFSCHVGTRFEFGT, encoded by the coding sequence ATGAAAAGTTCGTTTTTAGTCAGAATTTTAGTCGAAAATACGGCTGCGGGTCGAGGTTTGTTGGGAGAACATGGATTAGCTTATTTAATCGAAACTGGTTCTCACCGCATTTTATTCGATACAGGACAAGGATTGGTTTTAAAACATAATGCTCAACAGTTGGGAATTTGTTTAGAAAATTTAGATGCTGTTGTCCTCAGTCACGGTCATTTCGATCGTGCGGGTGGTTTAATGGTAGTATTAGATGAGGAATGTCAGGCTACTAATTTATTTTTGCATCCATCGGCGCTGCAACCTAAATTTAGTAAGCGGGGTGAGATTGGTTCTCCAATTCAAGATAAAGAAAGTCTGGAAAAGCAATTTCGTCAGTTAGTTTGGACAGATAAACTAACAGAAATTGTCTCTGGAATTTATGTTACAGGTACAATTCCACGAGTTCATCCTTTGGAGGATACAGGAGGGGATTTTTGGCAAGATTCTCAACACGATCGCGTTGATTTCCTCTTAGACGATCAAGCATTATTTTTTGCAGCGCGAGAAGGTTTAGTGGTGGTTTTAGGCTGCGCTCATGCCGGAGTTATTAATACTTTAAACTACATTACCCAACTTACTGGCAAAGAAAAAATTTATGCGGTAATGGGGGGAATGCACCTCATAAATGCAAGTCGCGATCGCCTGCAAGCAACTGTGGAAACTTTAATCAACTATGATGTCCAACTAATCGGTGCAAACCACTGTACGGGAATGACAGCCTTAGCTTTTTTGTGGCATCACTTAGCTGGACGTTGCTTTAGTTGCCATGTTGGTACTCGCTTCGAGTTTGGAACTTAA
- a CDS encoding LmeA family phospholipid-binding protein, translating into MVPGIDNLGEQALNKIAEVALSTQLDEADNLEVEVKTDPGKLAQGELESLAIDGEGLVMQEDLRMQKMQIQMNSIAVNPMKALMGNIELTKPTEGKAQIVLTEEDINRAFNSEILSDRMQNLQIELDKERVTIDTERVDCHLLADGKIAIDAEIKVQQTGENKQVSFQTTPHVSTDGRAVVLAEVEYQEGKELSPELTKALLAKAREILTLSNFEMEGISLRIQQLEVNSGKLILQAVANVTQFPSN; encoded by the coding sequence ATGGTTCCAGGAATAGATAATTTAGGAGAACAAGCGTTGAATAAAATCGCTGAAGTAGCACTTTCTACCCAATTAGATGAAGCAGACAATTTAGAGGTTGAGGTAAAAACAGATCCAGGAAAATTAGCTCAAGGTGAACTAGAATCTTTAGCCATTGATGGTGAAGGACTGGTAATGCAAGAAGATTTGCGGATGCAAAAAATGCAAATCCAAATGAATAGTATTGCTGTTAATCCGATGAAGGCTTTGATGGGAAATATCGAATTAACCAAACCTACAGAAGGAAAAGCTCAAATTGTTTTAACTGAAGAAGATATCAATCGTGCTTTTAACTCAGAAATCCTCAGCGATCGAATGCAGAATTTACAAATTGAATTAGATAAGGAAAGGGTAACAATTGATACAGAAAGAGTTGATTGTCATCTGCTAGCTGATGGGAAAATTGCTATTGATGCAGAAATTAAAGTACAGCAAACGGGCGAAAATAAGCAAGTTTCTTTCCAAACTACACCTCATGTTTCAACCGATGGGAGAGCAGTTGTGTTAGCAGAGGTAGAGTATCAAGAAGGTAAAGAACTTTCGCCAGAATTAACTAAAGCTTTGTTAGCAAAAGCCAGAGAAATTTTAACTTTAAGCAATTTTGAAATGGAAGGAATTTCCTTGCGAATTCAGCAATTAGAAGTGAATTCAGGAAAATTAATTTTACAAGCTGTTGCTAATGTAACTCAGTTTCCTTCTAATTAA
- a CDS encoding ankyrin repeat domain-containing protein, translating into MDEQLFAAIAAKDLPRVEELLAAGANPNARQGDKSAYQLVPHGSDEIKCALIEAGAEDPELIYSLVWVIGTGRVEAVRVLINKGADVNVSTGLGTPIRVAAGDGMTEIVELLIEAGADVDAGSTISTPLIDAIAHGHTEIVRKLLAAGADLNLTPPFHPTPPIGIASAQGSPEIIQSLISAGADVNTKIPEITLNSIEIKQQAGSSLKAAFEAMEAFGQMMQSLEGFEENEALPNAIVAEIESELAQIETISNEQQQQDKLEPDRAVDTFPAIIAARCGHAAALAILLAAGADPHRKDSAGMSAFDWALRNEYPHVLAVLRQFGVTETRFTLEEKLLLAAENGDVAMVRDCLDRGAEVNARDTRRRTKGKTALILAAMTGHLPIVQVLLAAGADPQMTDRTPDDEPIPEWVLRNSQESWISMGYIFGRTALIEAAKAGHTEIVESLLEAGANPNYQDQANYTALTLAAENNHFAIVQALIAAGADVNLAEISGNTPLLLACEKGAVEIAEFLLRENADFTQTNSRGRTALMNAAAVGSLSLVELLLARGAEVNAVSQDGETAIALAAGASHYVEVDKNAPSGGMLEYRDGGCWELQPLPEDQILAVVQALLQAGANPNLPDCDTTPLIEAARNGQLRLLQALLNSGASLAVRDRYGNTAVYWATEKVLAFLREYTGTNLSEFEESSETEADEDPEEEARRWGADLPQPDFSAAAQNPDYQEAVNELAEICGSKPTGSEDFPGWFRLHVQTKRRQDIDTEAIQREFLTKGYFVYEPQYCFGEGPEKLGILPTTDKYDAIALHQTNGCNYGIGPGYVVEWLKNLEAEQPFIITCIRDDLLAGRFLTPIQDPEGLAASMYDFCPDLVDQGCGSLEQLAENLVESDRLYFWWD; encoded by the coding sequence ATGGATGAGCAACTGTTTGCTGCGATCGCGGCGAAAGATTTACCGCGAGTGGAAGAGTTACTGGCTGCGGGAGCAAATCCCAATGCTCGTCAAGGAGACAAGAGCGCTTATCAACTCGTACCTCACGGCTCTGACGAGATCAAATGTGCTTTGATTGAAGCAGGTGCAGAAGACCCAGAACTGATTTATTCTTTGGTTTGGGTAATTGGTACAGGAAGGGTGGAAGCAGTTCGTGTCTTGATTAACAAAGGAGCGGATGTGAATGTTTCTACTGGTTTGGGGACACCAATTCGGGTAGCAGCAGGTGACGGTATGACAGAAATTGTCGAATTACTGATTGAGGCTGGAGCCGACGTAGATGCAGGAAGCACTATTAGTACACCTTTGATTGATGCGATCGCGCACGGACATACAGAAATTGTTCGTAAACTGCTTGCCGCCGGAGCCGATCTCAATCTTACACCTCCTTTCCACCCTACTCCACCCATTGGTATCGCCTCGGCTCAAGGTTCTCCAGAAATTATTCAGAGCTTAATTAGCGCCGGGGCAGATGTTAATACCAAGATCCCAGAGATTACGTTGAATTCAATCGAAATCAAGCAACAAGCCGGATCTAGCCTGAAAGCCGCCTTTGAAGCAATGGAAGCTTTTGGACAGATGATGCAATCCCTAGAAGGATTTGAGGAGAATGAAGCACTACCGAACGCGATCGTCGCTGAAATTGAAAGCGAACTCGCTCAAATCGAAACTATCTCCAACGAACAACAACAGCAAGACAAATTAGAACCGGATCGTGCTGTGGATACTTTTCCGGCGATTATTGCGGCTCGTTGCGGTCATGCCGCAGCTTTAGCTATCTTATTAGCGGCGGGAGCCGACCCTCATCGCAAAGATAGTGCAGGAATGTCTGCTTTTGATTGGGCATTACGAAACGAATATCCCCATGTTTTGGCGGTTCTACGGCAATTTGGGGTCACGGAAACTCGGTTTACACTGGAGGAAAAGCTTTTACTCGCGGCTGAAAATGGCGATGTTGCTATGGTTCGAGATTGCCTCGATCGAGGTGCAGAGGTGAATGCGCGAGATACTCGTCGGCGGACAAAAGGAAAAACTGCTTTAATTTTAGCGGCTATGACTGGACATTTACCGATTGTCCAAGTTTTGCTAGCCGCCGGAGCAGATCCCCAGATGACAGATCGTACTCCAGATGACGAACCGATACCAGAATGGGTGTTAAGAAACTCTCAAGAATCATGGATAAGTATGGGTTACATCTTTGGACGTACAGCCCTCATAGAAGCCGCCAAAGCTGGACATACGGAGATTGTGGAATCGTTATTAGAAGCGGGTGCTAATCCTAATTACCAAGATCAGGCAAACTACACGGCGTTAACTTTGGCAGCCGAAAACAACCATTTCGCTATAGTTCAGGCGTTAATAGCCGCAGGTGCAGATGTTAATCTGGCGGAAATTTCGGGGAATACACCTTTGCTTTTGGCTTGCGAAAAAGGTGCTGTGGAAATTGCTGAATTTTTGCTGCGGGAAAATGCCGATTTTACTCAGACAAATTCTCGTGGTAGAACTGCTTTGATGAATGCAGCCGCAGTGGGAAGTTTAAGTTTAGTTGAGCTTTTGCTCGCGCGGGGAGCCGAGGTTAATGCTGTTTCTCAAGATGGTGAAACAGCGATCGCTCTCGCTGCGGGTGCAAGTCATTACGTTGAAGTTGATAAAAACGCTCCTAGTGGTGGAATGCTAGAATATCGCGATGGTGGCTGTTGGGAACTGCAACCTTTACCTGAAGACCAAATTCTCGCAGTTGTTCAAGCACTTTTACAAGCAGGTGCTAATCCTAATTTACCCGATTGTGATACGACTCCATTAATCGAAGCTGCAAGAAATGGACAATTACGCTTGCTGCAAGCTTTGCTAAATTCCGGAGCAAGTTTGGCTGTACGCGATCGTTATGGTAATACAGCCGTATATTGGGCAACAGAAAAGGTTTTAGCATTTCTGCGCGAGTATACTGGAACTAACTTGAGCGAGTTCGAGGAATCTTCTGAAACCGAAGCTGATGAAGATCCTGAAGAGGAAGCCCGACGCTGGGGTGCAGATTTACCGCAGCCCGATTTTTCCGCAGCAGCCCAAAATCCAGACTATCAAGAAGCAGTCAACGAACTAGCCGAGATTTGTGGTAGTAAACCGACGGGTAGCGAAGATTTTCCCGGTTGGTTTCGGCTTCACGTCCAAACTAAACGTCGTCAAGACATCGATACCGAAGCCATCCAGCGCGAATTTTTAACCAAGGGATACTTTGTTTATGAACCTCAATATTGCTTTGGAGAGGGTCCGGAAAAACTGGGAATTTTACCTACTACAGATAAATATGACGCGATCGCCTTACACCAAACCAACGGTTGCAATTACGGTATCGGTCCCGGTTACGTCGTAGAATGGCTGAAAAATCTCGAAGCAGAGCAACCTTTCATCATCACTTGCATCCGTGACGATCTCCTTGCAGGAAGATTTTTAACTCCGATTCAAGATCCAGAGGGTTTAGCAGCATCGATGTATGATTTTTGCCCCGATCTTGTCGATCAAGGCTGTGGTTCCCTCGAGCAGCTTGCAGAAAACTTAGTCGAGAGCGATCGCCTCTATTTCTGGTGGGATTAA